The following coding sequences are from one Humulus lupulus chromosome X, drHumLupu1.1, whole genome shotgun sequence window:
- the LOC133805990 gene encoding uncharacterized protein LOC133805990, whose product MPRYVKFMKEILSNKMKMGDYETVALTEECSVILQRKLPQKLRDPGSFTIPCTIGEFECKHALCDMGASINLMSLSVFRRLGFGEARPTTVTLQLADRSVKHPRGIIEDVLVKVDMFIFPVDFIALDMEEDENVLIILGRLFLATEQALIYVKKGELRFTVQGDEVVFNVFKAMTYPRASDSCYLVDVIDGAVANQSIKEALRPVSKNWNAPRL is encoded by the coding sequence ATGCCTAGATATGTAAAGTTCATGAAGGAGATCCTATCTAACAAAATGAAGATGGGAGATTATGAAACCGTAGCATTGACTGAAGAGTGTAGTGTTATCTTGCAAAGAAAGCTCCCgcaaaagttaagagatcctgGTAGTTTTACTATACCATGcaccattggggagtttgaatgCAAGCATGCATTGTGTGATATGGGGGCAAGTATAAATTTGATGTCATTGTCAGTATTTCGTAGACTTGGATTTGGAGAAGCGAGGCCCACGACCGTCACATTACAGCTGGCAGATAGATCAGTCAAACACCCAAGAGGTATTATAGAAGATGTGCTGGTAAAAGTAGATATGTTTATTTTTCCGGTGGATTTTATTgctcttgatatggaggaggatgagaaTGTCCTAATTATTTTGGGGAGACTATTTTTAGCAACCGAGCAAGCTTTAATATATGTGAAAAAAGGAGAATTAAGGTTTACAGTGCAAGGTGATGAAGTAGTATTCAATGTATTCAAGGCCATGACCTATCCGAGGGCGAGTGATAGTTGTTATTTGGTGGATGTGATAGATGGAGCAGTAGCAAATCAGAGTATAAAAGAGGCGCTGCGACCCGTGTCCAAAAATTGGAATGCACCTCGTCTCTGA